GCCAGCCGTGAGATGGTGTCGACGATGGGCGCTTTTGGCCAGCGTCATGCCGATCTGCTGGCGGCTGAAAGCGATGCTGACCTGGCAGACATTACACCCCGCGAAACACTTGATGAGCGTTTCAGCCAGGCACGCAATGAACTGGCCGCCGACGATGCCGAAACCCGGTCAAGCCAGTTGACCGCCCTTGATGAGCACTACCAAACCTTGCTTGAAAGCGATACCTCGCTGCAAAACGTTCGCCAGGAAGAGCTTGCCCTGCAAGCGCGGATGAATGAGCAGCTAGCCGAGATGCAGGCCTTGATCGGTGAGGTCATGAACAGTGCCGGCGATATCGCCGGGCGAACCGCGCTGGTTCAGGTGCGTGAACAACGTGCGCTTGAAGATCGCCTGAATGCCTGGCGCGAAGACGGTATGACAACTTTGCCGACGGGCCTTCTGGATAACCTGTTCGGCAACGAAGCGGATGTCACCCGGCTCAGCAGTGAAGTACGTATTGCCGTGGCGATGCTTGCCGATCTGGGGCGTCGTTTGATGCAGGTCGAAAGTGAAGACGAACTGGTTAACTTGCGTCACAACCAAATCGGTCAGCAAATTGGCCTGGCCCGTCAGTCACTGGCAGGGATTACCCGCTCGCCAAGCACCGATACCGAGCAGATGGCGCTGGTAAACGGGCTGGACGACATTATTGTTGAGCTGGAAAGCTTGATGATCAGCGACGAGAGCTCGGTGTATGCACTGCGCCAACAGCAGTTGGACCGTCAGGCACAAGTCCAGAACGAACTCAATAGCGTCAGCCAGGCAATGGCGCAAATGGGCGATGCCTTGGCCGACGTGGAAGCTTATGCGGTCGAGCAGGCTGACACCGCCGCTGTGCAGGCCGAGACGCTGGCCAACGCCGGTCGTACGCTATTGATCGTTGTGACGCTTGTGGTGATTGCACTGCTGGCGATTTTCGGCTGGCGTACCATGGTCCGGGTGCTAGGACCGCTGACGACCATGCGTCGTCAGATGGAAAGTATCAGTGGGGCTGCCGGTGAAAACGCCGATCTCTCCATGCGCCTGGACCTGCAGCGTAACGATGAAGTCGGGCAAACGGCCCAAGCCTTCAACCGCATGATGGATACCTTTGAAGGCATGGTGGCGCAAATTCGCCAGAGCGCTGAGGCGATTGCCGCGAGCAGCCGACAGATTGCCTCCGGCAACGAAAACCTGTCCCAGCGTACCGATCAGCAGGCTGCTTCGCTTGCGGAAACCGCCTCGAGCCTTGAGCAGATTACCGCGACGGTTAAGCAGACCGCCGACTATGCTGACCATGCCAAAGGCGCGAGCACTAGCGTTGACCAGCGCGCCCGTTCTGCTGGCGACGTGGCCCAACGCACCACCGAGGCGATGGGCAACATTCGCGAGTCCAGTGAAAAAATCACCAGCATTATCAAAGCGATTGATGATATTGCCTTCCAGACCAATCTGCTGGCGCTTAATGCCTCGGTGGAAGCGGCGCGGGCGGGCGAACAAGGCCGCGGTTTTGCCGTGGTGGCTCAGGAAGTTCGCAAGCTGGCAGGACGAAGCGCTGAAGAAGCAGCGCAAATTCGCCACCTGGTCGACGATAGCGTAGCCAAGGTCAGCGAAGGCGAACATTTGGTCAACGCATCCAGTACCCACCTGCAGGAAATCGTCGATAGCCTGAGTGAAGTCACGCGCTACGTGACGGAAATCGCTCAGGCGACCCACGAGCAATCTTCCGGCATCGAGCAGATCAACCAGGCGATTGCCCAGTTGGATCAGGTAACCCACCAGAATGCCCATCTGGTGCAGGAAGCCTCCACCGAAAGCCAGACCCTCGACGAGCGCGCCAGCGACATGAACCTGCTGGTAAGCCGTTTCCGGGTTGGTGAAGGTGCCGGGCAGCGGCATTTATCGCTACCGGAGCAAAAGGCCGCGCCTCGCCTCAGCTAGTTCCTTGCTCTACCCACCGTCATCACAGCATGTGGAGACGGTGGGTGGTGTAGTAATGGCCTACTACCCGCCGCCATCTCTCCCTTGCTACGCTCAACTAACACGCAATTCTGCGTGGGCTCTCTAGCGTGGTTGATAACAAGGAGACTTGAGATGTGCAGCAAGCGGATTTTAATGATTACCGGCGACTTCACCGAGGATTACGAGACCATGGTGCCGTTCCAGGCGCTAATGGCGGTGGGTCACCAGGTCGACGCGGTATGCCCCGATAAAAAGGCGGGGGATAGCGTGGCGACGGCGATCCACGATTTCGAAGGCGACCAGACCTACACGGAAAAACCTGGCCACCGTTTCGCGCTTAACGCAACCTTCGCCGATATCGATCCGGCGGATTACGATGCGCTGGTGGTCCCCGGTGGCCGCGCGCCAGAGTATTTACGCTTGAATAAAGCCGTGCTCACTATGGTGCAGCACTTTTTCGAGGCCGATAAACCGGTAGCAGCGATCTGCCACGGTGCGCAGCTGTTAGCTGCCGCCAACGTGCTGGACGGCAGGCATTGCTCGGCTTACCCGGCTTGTCAGCCCGAGGTGGAACTTGCTGGCGGCCGCTTCGCTAACCTGGATGTGACCGATGCGGTGACCGATGGCAATCTGGTGACCGCACCCGCATGGCCTGCGCACCCTGCTTGGCTGGCCCAGTTCATGGCGGTACTGGATCGCTGAATCAATACCTCTAGTCGATCATCCTACGCCCAGGTTGTCTGGGCGTAGTCCTTTATGGAGGCTATGCTGGACATATGAATCACGGCGAAGAGACGGTGTGATGTGCAAACTGTTTATCGATGCAGACCCCACGCTTTGGCAAAGCGCTAGCCATTCCCTGCGCATTGACGGCATGGTCACGAGCGTACGGCTGGAAAATTATTTCTGGCAGATACTCGGTGAAATTGCCCGGCGTGACGGTATGAACACGGCGCAAATGATCTCGCGGCTATATCACGAATCGGTAGCCGCCGGGCATGATGCGGGCAACTTCACGTCGTTTTTGCGCGTATGTGCGCTACGCTACCAGGCCTTACAGCTAAGCGGGGATATACCGCAAAATCTGGAGGTGCCGATTGCGTCGCTGGATACCGAGCAGATTGTTTGCCGAGACACCGGCGTGCGAACAAAGCAGGTGCACTGACGGGCTATTCCAGCCGCTCACCCAGCCGGTCAAGGAAAGTTTCAATGCGTAGCGCGTTGGTGCCGACATCGCTGGCACCCAAACGTGACGCCGAGCGCATATCGACCTGGACGGCGTTGTCTTGTTCGGTCAGGCGTATAACCACATCATCCTTGAAGCCAAACCAGCGGGTGATGGCCGTAGCCTCAATGGTGTTATCGGTAATGGCTTCAATCTGCCAGCCTGCTGCTTCCACTTCCGCCTGGGCCGCGCTCAGAACCCTCGACACTGGTGCCGATATCACGAGAGGTTCTACCTCAGGGTAAGCGTCCTGCTGCTGGCGAGCGGTTTCTTCACCCGGATAGTCAACGGCGTTGGGTGCCGCTTCTCTGGCATCGCGCAAGGCATCAAAGGTCGGAGGGTTCTGTGTGTCAGTGGTGATATCGTGAATCATCGGTGCCTGTTGGGCACGCTGCCAATGCTGCCATGGTATATACAGCAGCCCGGCGGTTCCCGAAAGCACGACAATCGCCACTACACCTGCGTTGATGCGGCGGGTAATGGAGCCGACGACCAACAGTAGCAAGCTCAGCGCCCCTGCAGCAGCAGCGGTGTAGGCGCCGTAACGCAGCAGGTTAAAGGCGTCACCGAGTGCGATAAGTTCCCAACGGTAAGCGGGGCCAGCCAGGCCCATCAAAAGTGCAGCCCCGAGTAGTGCAAGCACGCTCAGCCATGCCAAGGCCTTAAGCCACCTTCCTCCTTTTAGTCGCTGAGTGCTTGATTGATGTGCCATGTGTTTCTCCTAGCGTACAAAGCGTTAACATGCTCATGATGGCCTAAGCATAACCAGCTATTTGGCGGTGTGCTTGTTTTCCCGAGAAGAGAGTGCCTGACCACGATGACCCAACGCGATACTCACTCCGAGACAGCGACGCAGGTACGCGCATTGCTGACAAACGCGCCCAGCGATGCATTGCCCATGACTTACCAGCAGGTGGCCAGCGCCCTTGGGCTCACGCCGCCACGCACGATTCAGCGTGTCGCTCAGGCGCTCGAGCAGCTGATGGAAGAAGATGTAACCGCTGGCCGGCCAATGGTCGCGGCATTGGTCATCAGCCGCCAAGGTGCGGGACTTCCCGCCGCCGGTTTTTTTGAGCGGGCGGTGGCTCTGGGGCGTTTCCCTGCTGACGCCCGCCAACATGAAGCGCTATATATCGCTGAGCGTGACAAGGCGCTTGAATCTCGACACGCTTGAGTCTTGAAATGACTAAAGACGACCACGCTATCTCTTGCGCAGTGGGTCGAGCAGGCCACTCAACCCGTTATGATCAATCTCATGCATCAAATGTAGCAGTTGACCGATTTCGCCTGATGGAAAACCCTCCCGCGCAAACCAGTTCAAGTAGGGACCGGGTAAATCGGCAATCAGCCAGCCTTCATACTTGCCGAAGGGCATTTTTCGCGTTACCAGCTTTTCTAGGTCTTCTGGGTTCACTGGTTGATTCCTTTCACGCTTGTTTGAAGTGAAGCACTTTTTAGTGATTTAAAACGCTATTATCAACGTGCAACGGATTTTATTTTTGCGCAACGCGCTCTAGGATAAAGCCATCTAGCCTGGCTGGCGTAGGACGTTAGCCAAACCAAAAATACCATGAATACACCCCACTCTTCAGGAGAA
This window of the Halomonas sp. SH5A2 genome carries:
- a CDS encoding methyl-accepting chemotaxis protein, whose translation is MKKTLSLRAMLIGLFLAAVIGAVVLAVTGWTTNQRLIDSQRYITNDVMPLQNASREMVSTMGAFGQRHADLLAAESDADLADITPRETLDERFSQARNELAADDAETRSSQLTALDEHYQTLLESDTSLQNVRQEELALQARMNEQLAEMQALIGEVMNSAGDIAGRTALVQVREQRALEDRLNAWREDGMTTLPTGLLDNLFGNEADVTRLSSEVRIAVAMLADLGRRLMQVESEDELVNLRHNQIGQQIGLARQSLAGITRSPSTDTEQMALVNGLDDIIVELESLMISDESSVYALRQQQLDRQAQVQNELNSVSQAMAQMGDALADVEAYAVEQADTAAVQAETLANAGRTLLIVVTLVVIALLAIFGWRTMVRVLGPLTTMRRQMESISGAAGENADLSMRLDLQRNDEVGQTAQAFNRMMDTFEGMVAQIRQSAEAIAASSRQIASGNENLSQRTDQQAASLAETASSLEQITATVKQTADYADHAKGASTSVDQRARSAGDVAQRTTEAMGNIRESSEKITSIIKAIDDIAFQTNLLALNASVEAARAGEQGRGFAVVAQEVRKLAGRSAEEAAQIRHLVDDSVAKVSEGEHLVNASSTHLQEIVDSLSEVTRYVTEIAQATHEQSSGIEQINQAIAQLDQVTHQNAHLVQEASTESQTLDERASDMNLLVSRFRVGEGAGQRHLSLPEQKAAPRLS
- a CDS encoding DJ-1/PfpI family protein — protein: MCSKRILMITGDFTEDYETMVPFQALMAVGHQVDAVCPDKKAGDSVATAIHDFEGDQTYTEKPGHRFALNATFADIDPADYDALVVPGGRAPEYLRLNKAVLTMVQHFFEADKPVAAICHGAQLLAAANVLDGRHCSAYPACQPEVELAGGRFANLDVTDAVTDGNLVTAPAWPAHPAWLAQFMAVLDR
- a CDS encoding ribbon-helix-helix domain-containing protein; the encoded protein is MCKLFIDADPTLWQSASHSLRIDGMVTSVRLENYFWQILGEIARRDGMNTAQMISRLYHESVAAGHDAGNFTSFLRVCALRYQALQLSGDIPQNLEVPIASLDTEQIVCRDTGVRTKQVH
- a CDS encoding DUF1499 domain-containing protein, coding for MAHQSSTQRLKGGRWLKALAWLSVLALLGAALLMGLAGPAYRWELIALGDAFNLLRYGAYTAAAAGALSLLLLVVGSITRRINAGVVAIVVLSGTAGLLYIPWQHWQRAQQAPMIHDITTDTQNPPTFDALRDAREAAPNAVDYPGEETARQQQDAYPEVEPLVISAPVSRVLSAAQAEVEAAGWQIEAITDNTIEATAITRWFGFKDDVVIRLTEQDNAVQVDMRSASRLGASDVGTNALRIETFLDRLGERLE
- a CDS encoding DUF3820 family protein — encoded protein: MNPEDLEKLVTRKMPFGKYEGWLIADLPGPYLNWFAREGFPSGEIGQLLHLMHEIDHNGLSGLLDPLRKR